In the Actinomycetes bacterium genome, CGGTCGGCATGGCCGCCAGAGCGGCCGGCGTGCCCGAGGTGATCGGGATGGACACCGACCGCCGCGAGGTGCGCCTGGCGATGGACCGCGAGGCCATCACCGCGCGCGCCCGCTCTGTCGAGGAGGCGGCCGAGGGGGCGGACCTCGTCGTCGCAGCCACGCCGGTCCGCGCCCTGGCTGCCGTCCTGGCCCGGGCGCACGTGGTCAACCCCACAGCGGTGCTCACCGACGTGGGCAGCACCAAGGCGCACCTTCTGGTTGAACTCGAAAAATCCTCCACAGAACTCGGCCGCGTGATCCCGGGCCACCCGATGGCCGGCTCCGAGGAGCGGGGCGCGCAGGCCGCCCGGGCCGAGCTGTTCCACGGCGCCGCATGGGTGCTGACCCCGGCGGCCCAGGTGGACCACGGGGCACTGCGGAGGATGACCGGGTTCGTGCGCGCCCTCGGCGGCCGGCCGCTCATCCTCGACCCCGAGCTGCACGACCAAGTGGCCGCGTTCGCGAGCCACCTGCCCCAGCTGACCGCCACCGCGCTGATGGGCGCGGTGGCTCAGGTGGAGGCCCCCGCCGCCCTGCGCAGCCTGGTCGCGAGCGGGTTCCGCGACACCACCCGCGTCGCCGCGAGCGACCCCGACCTCTGGGTCGACATCTGCACCACCAACGCCCCCAGCATCGTAGTCGCACTGGACACCTTGACCGAGCGGCTGCTGGCGCTCAGGGAGTTGGTGGCCGCGGGGGACCGCGACGGCCTGCGCGAGGCGCTCGCCACCGCGCGCAACGCCCGTCTGCGCATCCCCACCAAGCCGGGCGCCTCCCCCCGCGGGCTGCGCGAGGTGGTCGTGCACATCGCCGACCGGCCGGGCAGCCTGGCCGCCGTGTTCCGCGCCCTGGGCGCCGCCGGGGTCAACGTCGAGGACCTCGCGATCGACCACGAGCTCCAGGGCGGCAGTGGAGCCCTCCGTTTCTGGGTCGCGGGCCGCGACACCCTGGCGCTGGCGCTGGCCGCCCTGTCCGCTGCGGGCTGGCATGCCCACGAGGGCACCGGCACGGCGTGACCCGCTCCCTCGGCCCAGGCTCGAGAAGGTCCTCCGAAGTCGACCAAGCACTCAGGCGCTTTGTCGATATGTCGCTTATATGTCTGGACTCTCCCGGGTTCCGGCGCGGCTCTCCGAGCTACCCAGGTACTCATGAATCATCAACAACGGCGATCAAGCAACAACGGCTCTCCGAGCTACCCAAAGGTACTCATAAATCAATCAACAAGTAGACAAAGAGAGACGGAGATGGCTGAGGCTGCGGGGCCTCCGCGTACCGCCTGAGCTGTGATTGCCCGATCAGCCACCAGGTAGACTCTCGAGGTGCGCCGCCGGCCGGCGGCGCGATCCCTCCCATCCCGCTTCGGAGCTGTCGTGCCGCCTGTCCCGTCACCGAAGCACCCGCCCCGCCCACGGCGGTCCTGCTGCTCAGCGACCGGCCGCGCCCCCGGCCGCCGAGGAGGTCGCATGATCGCCGAGGAGGTCGCATGATCATGGAGGAGCTGGACGAGGGCCAGCACACCCATGACGACGTCGTCGTCGCGATCGACGGCCCGGCTGGGTCGGGCAAGAGCACGGTCGCCCGGGCGGTCGCCGAGCGCGTGGACCTGCGCCACCTCGACACCGGCGCGATCTACCGGGCGCTGACCCTCGCCCTGCTGCGGCAGGGCGTCACGCCCGAGGAC is a window encoding:
- a CDS encoding prephenate dehydrogenase/arogenate dehydrogenase family protein, with amino-acid sequence MTPAQSARWPHRLAIIGTGLLGASVGMAARAAGVPEVIGMDTDRREVRLAMDREAITARARSVEEAAEGADLVVAATPVRALAAVLARAHVVNPTAVLTDVGSTKAHLLVELEKSSTELGRVIPGHPMAGSEERGAQAARAELFHGAAWVLTPAAQVDHGALRRMTGFVRALGGRPLILDPELHDQVAAFASHLPQLTATALMGAVAQVEAPAALRSLVASGFRDTTRVAASDPDLWVDICTTNAPSIVVALDTLTERLLALRELVAAGDRDGLREALATARNARLRIPTKPGASPRGLREVVVHIADRPGSLAAVFRALGAAGVNVEDLAIDHELQGGSGALRFWVAGRDTLALALAALSAAGWHAHEGTGTA